From the Juglans microcarpa x Juglans regia isolate MS1-56 chromosome 7D, Jm3101_v1.0, whole genome shotgun sequence genome, the window TCAGAAATCTCAACATCCCTGACATCAGGcttcttcacttcttctttAGGAATCGTTACGGTGAGAACTCCATTCTCCATTGCGGCTTTAATCTGATTCATCTTTGCATTCTTCGGCATCCTGAGACTCCTCAAAAACTTGCCACTGCTGCGCTCCAGCCTATGCCATGCGTCGTTCTTGTCTTCATTCTCCGAATTCCTCTCTCCGCTTATCTGAAGCACTCTTCCGTCTTCAACTTCAACCTTCACTTCCTCTTTCTTCAGCCCCGGAAGATCCGCTTTGAGTAAGTGGGCTTCTGGTGTCTCCTTCCAGTCGATTCGGACGTTGGCAAAAGCTGACGTTTCCGAACAACACGCCGGAAAACGGACAGAAGTTAGTGAAGAACGAAGAGAAAAGTCTCCGTAAGAGTCCCAAAATTTGAGGGTGAAAGGATCGAAGATATTGCTTCGTCGGCCCCCAATTATAAATACTCGAATCGGCGACATACTTGTGGTATTACTCGTCTTATTTATGGATTTGGTGTAGGCCGTTTCAATTAGAGCAGAACAGCTTTAGGATTCCCACAacttaaaaaaagtaaaggctTTCCCAGTTCTTCAATGATACGAAGGCTTCGACGACAGGCTGGGTATTTATAAAGAGTCTGGTGGGCGTTCTAGTCCTTTCGAGAACATTAGTGGTGGCTTTCGCGGTTTGACCAACGTACTTTTTCTGGGCATTCGTGGGTACATCCTAAGCTGAAGTTTGTGGGGCCCACAAACCGTATTGAGTTGaaaacattctttttaaaagaaaggcaGATCTTGCTGATGTGTTTTCTCTTTGGAAGGTCCACGAAGATGCTGGAAAGTCTTGCGACAAAAAACTAGACCACGGCCAGAGCACATAGAAGTCGTTAATAGAGAGAACGAGAACACTGGGGAAAGTACTCGAAGAATCCTCCTGAAATCTATAAATCCGAGCGCCCATTTTCTTGCTTCTCAAACTTGTGTCAGAATTCCCGAGTGATTTAATAATCTTGCCCAATTCGATCTTGGTCGATAGCTCTGCTTCGATACGTAATTGTCAAAGAAAACAGGTGAAGATGTCGTTGATTCCAAGTTTATTTTGTGGCAGACAAAGCAATGCCTTCGCTCCATTCTCGCTCGAAATATGGGATCCCTTTAAGGATTTTCCACTCTCATCTTCATCTCTTTCAGGATCTCAGTTTGCGAGAGAGAATTCTGCTTTCGTCAATTCTCGTGTGGATTGGAAGGAGACCCCAGAAGCCCACGTGTTCAAGGCGGATCTCCCTGGGCTCAAGAAGGAGGAAGTGAAGGTTGAAGTTGAAGACGACAGAGTGCTTCGGATAAGCGGGGAGAGGAATGTGGAGAAGGAAGACAAGAACGACACCTGGCATAGGGTGGAGCGCAGCAGTGGCAAGTTCTTGAGGAGGTTCAGGCTGCCAGAGAACGCAAAGATGGATGAGATTAAGGCTGCCATGGAAAATGGGGTTCTCACTGTTACTGTTCCCAAAGCGGAGTTGAAGAAACCAGACGTCAAGGCCATTGAAATTTCCAGTTGAAGTTTTCAAGGGTCATCTCCCGTATTTTGTCACTGACCttttttcgtttgtttttctttactGTAAAATAAAGTATAGAAGTTGGGAAGTGACAGTACGTGTGTCTTTGTGTATTAAAAATCCAGTTTAATCATTCTAAAGGTGCCAATATTTTGTGCACGAGGCGTTCGAGGAAATGTCCGCGTAAACGTTGCTCTAAATAGCTCTTAAATTTTGAAGtatttagatttttatgttttgttttattcatttgaagttttggaaaaCTTGGGGAAGTAGATAGGCAATGAAGTGTTATTCACTTCGTCAAGCACAACGAAACATGGAATCAACGTACGACACCCTCATGATTtgtttcattcattcttttagTGTTAGTTATTGGAGGAAAGTAGGTTTTCTAGAAGAAGAGCATTGAACTTGTTATTGTTGGTATCAGTAGCTTGCAGCAGCAATACTCGCGAATTCTGGGTGATTAGGGAAGAAAGCTGACGAGCGAACATGTACGTAAATTTCTCTGATCTTGCGAATTCTGGTGTATGTCTCTGATCTTGTTGTAGTTAATTAATGAACGTTTCAGCATTTTTGGGAACCGTCTGCAGGCCCATGGAGTCATACGTACGCCTTACCGAAGTTAAGGCtaagtttgttttcataattgatctcatttaattattataatttttttaaatttttatataaaataaataaataaataaattcttttaaattttaaaataaaaataatattaaaaaaatatattttaataatatttcattcagTTTGATCGTATCATACCTACGAGAATAAAGGAGGCATAAATCATAGTAAACATGTACCGAAACTCATGTAAACCTGTTTTCTTGCTTGCATGAAGTAGGTAATCGAGGAACGGAAAACAGAATTTAATACTGAAAATACAATTGAAATAGAAAGAccgtaaaattatttgagtttttttaagaaaatatgttGGTATTTTTTGATAAACATTTATTAGTAACGTCTTTTTAATGGACTAGGGATCTCGTTAATGCTCcgctcctttttctttttttttgagttttttttttccttagagATTATGAAAGTGtcgtttaataatattgtgatttttttttaattttttaaaaatatttataaaagtgtTGAAGTAATATGTGAAAAAAACtttaagttttttctttcatattatttttttaacatttttaaatattttttaaaaaagaagaaaatttataatattattaaataatatttttttaatcattaaataaaaaaaattaaaaaaaaaaaaaattggagcgGAAGAGAGCTACTGCTGCTGCCGCAGAATcctatattttcctttttaacattttaaagtATTACCATTGGCTGTCTTAATTGCCCATTGCGGCTGTAAATAACGTACACTATTCAATATTATTCATTGTCGTTTACGTCGAGGGTCCTCTATGTTTATTCAGGTGTGTTTTCTTTCCGTACGAAATTGAGAGAAATCGgtagaataaaaaagaaaaaaaaatctacacaaaaaAGGGGTGTTCgttttgagagttttttttagaagaaagaGAGGTGTTTTTAATTGGgttttagatattgagatgaaataagataatttatttttttaagtggagtgtttattttaaatgaaagttgaataaaatattattaaaatattattattattttgaaatttgaaaaagttaaattgtttgttgtattttttgaaaatttataaaaattataataatgagatgagataggttgagatgattttggtATTCAAATCTAGTATTTTCGTGCCTTTGTTTAGCTTAAATTAGTTTCttttgaatgttaattttattttaatttttattatattattatatattttactaacaattttaaaaagattcaaaTATTGTCTACAACTAAAAAGTGCATGGAAAATGATGGAGATCTCAATAAGTCCTTCTATTTTAAGGGAGCCTATTTCAATAGATGGAAGTGCAAGGTGCTCTTCCATCCTTGCACTTCCATCTTAGCATTCTCGACGTTTTCGACGTTATCATGataaatgtaaatttaatttataaaaatagtgTTTTGGTCAAAAGTTAGAATTCAAGAAATAATCATTGGAaatcgcaaaaaaaaaaaatttcaaaaaatttaatagatcTCACAAAAAGGAACTTTCCAAGCAAAATAATAAGAATCAAGGAGCCATTCacaaattaagtttattttgtatGTGGCAAAAATAGGCATTTTATTCGAATTTGTAAGTTTTGAAAGCGAGAAAATAATTCTCAAATTAACGTAATTGAGGAATCATTTGTAGATTGACTATAGACattaacatgatttgatttgttgaaGGGTAGTAGGAAGATTCTAGTATTAATAGGCATGTTTGCTATGATGaaagttgattaaaaaattatgcacCCTCCCTCCCCAGGGACAACATGGGTCCAACACTATGGTCAATGgttattatttataacataattgTGCCTCTATCTATTTAGAGGTAAAGTTGTTTCGTCATCTTTCTTTTGTGATTAAATTAGCTCTTCGTTAAATTATCCGAAGAGAGGTATgctttttatttcatattattttattagattcaATATTGTGGAGTATAGATTGTCGAAATACccttttagaaattaaaatctcatgtTAAAACATCTAACATCTTGTATCAAAGCCTATGGTTATAGATGAGCTATGCTCTCGATGTTGAATCTtgattaaaaacataatttttggACTAATAAGATTGAGTATCTCTTTTAATATTGACTGATTGaggtattctcatatatttactttctaaatatcactcaaatataaaatacttttcagtttcaaatttttaacttttttatttattcattacctcattgttacaatttttttaaacttataaacaaaataccaaaaaacaatacaattttttcaaaatttcaaacaaaaataatattaaaaaaattatattcaaacaattttttaattttacaatatttttattcaacattttctctttacatttccaaaatttaataaaacatcttaagttaaattattttattattattcataaaccgtttcattattatttatagatattctgaaatattctaaatatctaAATGAGCCTGTGTTAACACgatttaaatggaaaaaaaggaACTTGATACTAAAAAAGGCTCGAGGAACAAAGTAGTGGTTCTTACAAAATGTTGGTTCCAGAATCCAAATTGTGTATTTGTAATGTTGACTGAAGCATTGAATATGAATTGATTTAGTGGGAATCAGATCAGCTTGAAGTTTTGATTGACACTGGGAATATTGCTGTGTTGGTGTAGTAATTTGAACTTTCGTATTTTTCTATGAAATTTCCTTGTATTTTAAACTTATTACAAGAGAAACTAGTGTTAAGACCTGATTTGTAGGAATAGGtggaaaatggagagagagtcGTTCCTAGCCCATGGTTACGTTTCGAGTTTTGATCTGTGTCGTTTGGAGTCAATTGGAGTAGCAGTACAGTGCTTGTACGTACACCCTtagccaaaaagaaaataaatgtaacAAATCTAAATAGAGAAGGAGACACACATATTTATGTAGTTTGGCACATTACCTACGTCTATAGGTTGTTTGGAAGGTAAATCTACTTTAATGAGAGTATTTTACAGCCTTTCATGACCGTCTCTCACAACCCACTATACAAATGGGGGTTTGTGAACCCTTTTGCccagaaaataataaagttagAGTTTCCCATCTCTAGTGAAGTTGTCCAGAAGAAGTCTTCTCTCTCAATCAATCAGATACCTTTTATTGGCCTCTGTCAGTGATTAGTGAGAAAGTCAGTTTTATGTCGCTTtatccatttctttttatttggcTTTACTGAGTGTCGAACCCTTTTAtctcttttccctctttttttcgtcatctctttctttcttcttgacaattGCTTTTCCTTATCCCCTTTGTATCTTTTCTTCGGCCTTTTGATGGGCTGGcctgagatattttatttatttcaaaaacaaACTCTAAAATGAGGATAAAGGTTTAGATATGAAATTAGTAGAAGTGATAGGTAGTCAAAGCATAACATATCACAAGTGGATgcgtgaaaaaataataattttacatacatgATCTGGAGAGTAAACTTATATTACCAATAATTTCTGGAATGTGTATGTCTATGAGAATTTTGTTTTCCATCTAATTTGTTGCTTGTCTTTGTTCATGTGAGTCTAAAAGAcgatttttcttatttttaaaaaagggaGTTGTTGGTTGCGGGAGAATGCCTAAAACCTTCCTCGCCATATGAGTCAAATGACCACATAGATGTGGCCAGAGCAAGGGATTGAAACCTAATAGTGTGCTAGCGACgacaaggaagaaaaaaaggtttttggggggggggggggggggggggggggggggggggggggggggggggggggggggggggggggggaaggagGCTAGGATCCTTCTCGTTGGCCCCTCATGTAAAAttaatcttaattatttatgttgAAGATCATGTAAAATTAAGTTACTAAGTGTTGTagtaaatgaaatgaattttgttatttacataATAGAGGACTACCATGACTTACTTTGATAGctaatttaacatttatattattaaactcatgtaatatattttgggctAGGATGGTTTTCCGAAATTAGACGTGCACGTGCATAGTTTTCACGTCGTCCCGTGCATAATTTTCATGtcaaaagcccataaaaaaaaaaaaaagtgttttgaaaagaattttgaagttataattaaatgttttgttttgttttgtttcatgAGTGCATGGCCTAATGGAAGAATGCaaggattttaattttataaggtGTACCACGCAATCCATGCTTCTTATGGGTTTATATTAGCAcaaattaaatcaattatttaacaAGTTAATTTGGAGGGATAAAATACTATAGTCCATAGTTAGGTCCAGCCTACTAGGCCACCATTAGGGACAAGAGGGAAACAAGAAAGAGACAAGGAGAGACATGAAAGCATGCAAGTGTCAGAGAGATTGGAGGGAAAGTAGAAAGAGAATGGAAGTTGACACACGTAAAGGGGTCAGGTCCCAGTATTGCAGACTGGCACACGCaataaagagatatatataaaaagcctTTAACCATATGACAAAAGGAGGGTCTCAACTTCTTATTCAACCATGAGTGAGCTCTAAGGAGAGCTTATTCAGCTAGCAGACCACTAGTAATTTTTGTACAATGAGATATGAGAGactatgagagattgtaaatatatatattatagtgcaTTCCCCTTCTCAAACgcctgtggatgtaggcaactcaccgaaccacgtaaatctgtgtgttcttctatttttattttctctgcacTTATCTGTCATGGACGTATGTATGAACACCGTATAACCACACTAGAATACTGTCGGAAGCTTCAAACAATACCGATCAAGGCCCAATCGACTCCGTGGGCTAGGAATGACTCTTCTCTCCCTCCGGCCTGTTGTGTGATTTCTTCAGTGTTAACAGTTATATTGGGACCCAAAtacttctatgatttttatgatgatCAAGAAATCTATTTAAAGTATTGAGAGGCTCAGGGGTTctcatttacaaaataattatatttctaGTTATCGAGAGACACTCGGGATAAAATTATTAGGAAAATCCTTCTCTCGTAATTAAATCATCCCTTTGTCAAATTACCAAAAGagatatgttttttatttcatgttattatatttgattCACTATTATAGATCATAGATCGTTGAATACTCTTTTCGAAATTAAAGTTTCATGTTCAAATATTtaacaattagaaaagaaaataaaaacaaaaaataaaatcaatctcACACAATACAATGTATTAGCCCAAGCTGGAGCTGCATGGCTTAAgcctcattaaaaaaaaaaaaaaaaaaccacaacgAATATTTATCGCATCGAATTATCAAACACACCGCCACAAATACAACCAGTTTCGACACATAAGAGGCCCAACACAAACAAGTGCAAAGCGAGTATGTGGCTAGTTTCTAGCTGGCATATATGCTCAATTCATATGGTGTATGTATACATTTATTACGTATAATGATACTGGTCCAAAGCATTGGTACAAATTAAGTCATATCTGATTATACAAGAGCTTTGCTACTCATTAACTCATACATTacacttgttttgttttgttttattcatgctaaactaattgagttctttaaCTTATCATCCCTATACCATATATTTgctaagaggaaaaaaaaaaaaaattaaatgtgatGTATAatgtagagatgatga encodes:
- the LOC121239095 gene encoding 18.1 kDa class I heat shock protein-like → MSPIRVFIIGGRRSNIFDPFTLKFWDSYGDFSLRSSLTSVRFPACCSETSAFANVRIDWKETPEAHLLKADLPGLKKEEVKVEVEDGRVLQISGERNSENEDKNDAWHRLERSSGKFLRSLRMPKNAKMNQIKAAMENGVLTVTIPKEEVKKPDVRDVEISD
- the LOC121239098 gene encoding 18.1 kDa class I heat shock protein — translated: MSLIPSLFCGRQSNAFAPFSLEIWDPFKDFPLSSSSLSGSQFARENSAFVNSRVDWKETPEAHVFKADLPGLKKEEVKVEVEDDRVLRISGERNVEKEDKNDTWHRVERSSGKFLRRFRLPENAKMDEIKAAMENGVLTVTVPKAELKKPDVKAIEISS